Proteins from one Primulina huaijiensis isolate GDHJ02 chromosome 18, ASM1229523v2, whole genome shotgun sequence genomic window:
- the LOC140964465 gene encoding lysine-specific demethylase JMJ18-like isoform X1, which yields MRMKGQHSRNMPKNDDSKKSHGSPRNGQASARWVPFEACRPLIEEAPVFYPTAEEFQDTLGYIASIRSTAEAYGICKIVPPTSWSPPCPLKDKKVWQHKTFSTRIQQVDLLQNREPMKKKLKPKRKKRRLFNTRPRRRAHPESSESFAACDTEEKFGFQSGPDFTLEDFQKFAEEFKESYFGLHNITQECSSETGQVKKGFPSVADIEGEYWRIIEEPTDEVEVYYGADLESGTLGSGFPKESSSLTDSKIDQYVSSGWNLNNFSLLPGSVLNFEEHVSGVVVPWLYIGMCFSSFCWHVEDHHLYSLNYLHWGDPKIWYGVPGSQASALEDAMRKHLKDLFEEQPDLLNELVTQLSPSVLKSEGVPVYRVVQKSGEFVLTFPRAYHCGFNCGFNCAEAVNVAPVDWLQHGLNAVELYSKQCRKTSLSHDKLMVAAAQKAIQALWEISILKQENSDNLRWKSVCGKDGKLTEAIRRRVHLEKKRIECLPQVTSFQKMEKYLDLNTQRECFVCFYDLHLTAASCNCSSKKFACLKHANLICCCEPDNRFLILRYTIDELSTLVEALEECTNALKIWSSKYFQVTLLTDKNYDFDKLDRGKYEHGVHHPKEEERINRGSDCYSSESNVASDDGGPLSSRNTGPSSSVPFNSLLKNDLEEHLTNKISEVGQDSEERLDLCVEPITFGSVVCGKQWCNKAFIFTKGYKSRVKFFNILNPMIRSIYTSEILDGGFLGPLFKVSLEEHPHESFTNMSAQGCWEMVLQRLNQEIMVQACLWKQGLSPLQPVSEVDGLQMFGFLSSSIIQAIEALDPHHCCVKYWSHKLLTENSSETRFGEVGKIAASYATDSALQESSDRSTLGSHNFLSDDEIRPVFRRLLRKADSEEMEVMHRILCQESRSHLWRVAVETLTEEIQTIKK from the exons ATGAGAATGAAG GGGCAGCATTCCAGAAACATGCCGAAAAATGATGACAGCAAAAAGAGTCATGGCAGTCCACGGAATGGACAG GCATCTGCAAGATGGGTTCCTTTTGAAGCATGTAGACCCTTAATCGAAGAAGCTCCAGTATTCTATCCAACTGCTGAG GAGTTCCAAGATACCCTTGGTTATATAGCGAGCATAAGGTCCACAGCCGAGGCATATGGCATTTGCAAAATTGTACCTCCTACATCTTGGAGTCCTCCTTGTCCCCTAAAAGATAAGAAAGTCTGGCAGCACAAAACATTTTCTACAAGAATTCAACAAGTAGATCTCCTTCAGAATAGAGAGCCCATGAAGAAAAAACTAAAGCCAAAGAGAAAAAAGCGGAGGCTCTTTAACACTAGACCGAGGAGACGTGCTCATCCTGAAAGTTCTGAATCATTCGCTGCATGTGATACTGAAGAAAAGTTTGGTTTTCAATCGGGGCCAGACTTTACCCttgaagattttcaaaaatttgcGGAGGAATTTAAAGAATCGTACTTTGGATTGCACAACATAACTCAAGAATGCTCTAGTGAGACTGGACAGGTTAAGAAGGGGTTTCCATCAGTTGCTGACATTGAAGGAGAGTATTGGAGGATCATTGAGGAGCCTACGGATGAAGTTGAG GTATACTATGGAGCTGATTTGGAAAGTGGAACATTGGGGAGTGGATTCCCTAAAGAATCATCATCATTAACAGACTCTAAGATAGATCAATACGTGAGCTCTGGGTGGAATTTGAATAACTTCTCACTTCTCCCGGGATCAGTTCTGAATTTTGAAGAGCACGTCTCTGGGGTAGTTGTACCATGGCTTTATATTGGAATGTGCTTCTCGTCATTTTGTTGG CATGTTGAAGACCACCATCTCTACTCTCTGAACTATCTCCACTGGGGGGATCCAAAAATTTGGTATGGGGTGCCTGGAAGTCAAGCCTCAGCATTGGAGGATGCTATGAGGAAACACTTAAAAGATCTCTTTGAAGAACAACCTGATTTACTTAATGAATTG GTCACTCAGTTGTCTCCTTCAGTTTTGAAGTCAGAAGGTGTACCCGTGTATCGAGTGGTCCAGAAATCTGGGGAATTTGTTCTTACCTTTCCAAGAGCTTATCACTGTGGATTCAACTGTGGCTTTAACTGTGCTGAGGCGGTAAACGTGGCTCCTGTGGATTGGCTACAGCATGGACTAAATGCAGTTGAGCTCTATAGTAAACAGTGTCGCAAAACGTCATTGTCACATGATAAGTTGATGGTGGCTGCAGCCCAGAAAGCTATCCAGGCTCTCTGGGAGATCTCCATTCTCAAGCAAGAAAACTCGGACAACTTGAGATGGAAAAGTGTGTGTGGAAAGGATGGGAAACTTACTGAGGCTATTAGG AGGAGGGTTCATTTAGAGAAGAAAAGAATCGAGTGTCTTCCACAAGTTACCAGCTTTCAGAAGATGGAAAAGTATCTTGATCTGAACACACAGAGGGAATGCTTTGTATGCTTTTATGACTTGCATCTAACTGCAGCTTCTTGCAATTGTTCCTCGAAAAAATTTGCATGCCTTAAACATGCAAATCTCATATGTTGCTGTGAACCAGACAACAGATTTCTCATCCTCCGTTACACCATTGATGAGCTGAGCACATTGGTCGAGGCACTGGAGGAATGCACGAATGCTCTCAAAATATGGTCGTCCAAATACTTTCAGGTGACATTGTTAACTGATAAAAACTATGATTTTGACAAGCTGGATCGAGGCAAATATGAACATGGAGTTCACCACCCCAAGGAAGAGGAGAGAATAAATAGAGGGAGTGATTGTTACTCATCTGAATCGAATGTGGCTTCAGATGATGGTGGGCCTCTAAGTTCAAGAAATACAGGTCCATCTTCAAGTGTTCCGTTCAATAGCTTATTGAAAAACGATCTGGAGGAGCATTTAACAAACAAGATTTCTGAGGTTGGGCAAGATTCTGAAGAGAGGCTTGACTTATGCGTTGAACCTATAACTTTTGGTTCTGTTGTTTGTGGAAAACAGTGGTGCAACAAGGCTTTCATATTCACGAAAG GATATAAAAGCCGGGTGAAAttctttaacattttaaatCCGATGATTAGGAGTATCTATACATCAGAAATCCTGGATGGTGGATTCCTAGGCCCCCTATTCAAG GTTAGTCTGGAAGAGCATCCACACGAGAGCTTTACGAACATGTCAGCACAGGGGTGCTGGGAAATGGTGCTTCAGAGACTTAACCAAGAAATTATGGTGCAGGCATGCCTATGGAAGCAAGGATTGTCTCCGTTGCAGCCTGTTAGTGAAGTGGACGGTCTTCaaatgtttggatttctttctTCATCCATCATCCAG GCAATTGAGGCTCTGGATCCGCATCACTGTTGCGTCAAATACTGGAGTCACAAGCTCCTAACTGAGAACTCCTCAGAAACAAGGTTCGGTGAAGTGGGAAAAATAGCAGCGAGCTATGCAACTGACTCGGCCTTGCAGGAATCTTCTGACAGGTCAACTCTAGGTAGTCATAATTTTTTGTCTGATGATGAAATACGGCCTGTATTCAGAAGATTATTGAGGAAAGCTGATTCTGAAGAGATGGAAGTAATGCACAGAATATTGTGTCAAGAATCAAGAAGTCATCTATGGAGAGTGGCTGTTGAAACACTGACAGAGGAGATCCAAACGATAAAGAAATAA
- the LOC140964484 gene encoding protein LOL2-like isoform X1 — MQSQVVCGGCRTVLLYPRGATNVRCSICNMVTPVLPTGMDMAQLICGGCRTLLMHAQGATSVRCSCCHTVNLVPAAAPMPNHVARVNCGNCRIMLMYPAGAPSVKCSICHYITNVNMDDTRSYLQVHQSVGNSRPASEPSTSLARVPTQNQTVVVQNPTTIDESGKLVSNVVVGVTT, encoded by the exons ATGCAGAGCCAGGTCGTGTGCGGTGGGTGTAGGACTGTCCTACTTTATCCCAGAGGAGCAACAAATGTTCGCTGCTCAATATGCAATATGGTTACTCCTGTGCTACCAACTG GTATGGATATGGCTCAATTAATATGTGGAGGATGCCGGACTTTGCTCATGCATGCACAGGGGGCTACCAGCGTCAGATGCTCTTGCTGTCATACAGTGAACCTGGTGCCTG CAGCGGCACCAATGCCTAATCACGTAGCTCGTGTCAATTGTGGAAACTGCCGCATTATGCTGATGTATCCAGCTGGAGCTCCATCAGTTAAATGTTCGATCTGCCACTATATTACAAATGTCAAT ATGGATGACACAAGGTCATACCTTCAGGTGCATCAAAGTGTTGGGAATTCTCGACCAGCATCAGAGCCATCTACTTCCTTG GCAAGAGTCCCCACTCAGAATCAAACTGTTGTCGTGCAGAATCCCACGACAATTGATGAAAGTGGCAAGTTG GTGAGCAATGTTGTTGTTGGAGTGACAACATAG
- the LOC140964484 gene encoding protein LOL2-like isoform X2: MQSQVVCGGCRTVLLYPRGATNVRCSICNMVTPVLPTGMDMAQLICGGCRTLLMHAQGATSVRCSCCHTVNLVPAAAPMPNHVARVNCGNCRIMLMYPAGAPSVKCSICHYITNVNVHQSVGNSRPASEPSTSLARVPTQNQTVVVQNPTTIDESGKLVSNVVVGVTT, from the exons ATGCAGAGCCAGGTCGTGTGCGGTGGGTGTAGGACTGTCCTACTTTATCCCAGAGGAGCAACAAATGTTCGCTGCTCAATATGCAATATGGTTACTCCTGTGCTACCAACTG GTATGGATATGGCTCAATTAATATGTGGAGGATGCCGGACTTTGCTCATGCATGCACAGGGGGCTACCAGCGTCAGATGCTCTTGCTGTCATACAGTGAACCTGGTGCCTG CAGCGGCACCAATGCCTAATCACGTAGCTCGTGTCAATTGTGGAAACTGCCGCATTATGCTGATGTATCCAGCTGGAGCTCCATCAGTTAAATGTTCGATCTGCCACTATATTACAAATGTCAAT GTGCATCAAAGTGTTGGGAATTCTCGACCAGCATCAGAGCCATCTACTTCCTTG GCAAGAGTCCCCACTCAGAATCAAACTGTTGTCGTGCAGAATCCCACGACAATTGATGAAAGTGGCAAGTTG GTGAGCAATGTTGTTGTTGGAGTGACAACATAG
- the LOC140964483 gene encoding CASP-like protein 1B1 yields MLIMASEGVERPEVGSDGDPTPSSRVDWVVPLLRLLAFLATLAATLVMALNKETKNVIVATFGTTSIKATVKATFQHTPAFVFFVIVNGNASLHNLLMLVVNFIRYKFVLKGRAPLAITILDLMNVALVSGGESAAVFMGQLGRDGNSHARWNKICDKVESFCDRGRAAMIASLVGLLLMIIITIISIFRLSNKNKKLVSSTNVP; encoded by the exons ATGCTAATAATGGCTTCGGAAGGAGTTGAAAGACCTGAGGTTGGTTCCGACGGAGATCCGACCCCTAGCTCAAGGGTGGATTGGGTAGTTCCCTTGTTGAGATTGCTAGCATTTCTTGCAACATTAGCAGCCACTCTGGTAATGGCGCTTAACAAAGAAACCAAGAATGTGATCGTGGCTACGTTTGGAACCACGTCTATTAAAGCTACTGTCAAGGCCACATTTCAACACACTCCAGCATTTGT GTTCTTTGTGATTGTTAATGGAAACGCTAGTCTCCACAACTTATTGATGTTGGTGGTCAACTTTATCCGATACAAATTTGTTTTGAAAGGACGTGCACCTCTGGCAATTACAATCTTGGACTTG ATGAACGTGGCTCTTGTCTCTGGCGGCGAAAGTGCGGCAGTTTTCATGGGGCAGTTGGGTAGGGATGGGAATTCTCATGCACGGTGGAACAAAATATGTGATAAAGTCGAAAGCTTCTGCGACCGAGGACGAGCAGCCATGATTGCATCTCTCGTCGGACTCCTgctcatgatcatcatcaccaTTATTTCCATCTTCAGACTCAGCAACAAAAATAAGAAGCTTGTTTCTTCTACCAATGTTCCTTGA
- the LOC140964465 gene encoding lysine-specific demethylase JMJ18-like isoform X2, with the protein MRMKGQHSRNMPKNDDSKKSHGSPRNGQVSARWVPFEACRPLIEEAPVFYPTAEEFQDTLGYIASIRSTAEAYGICKIVPPTSWSPPCPLKDKKVWQHKTFSTRIQQVDLLQNREPMKKKLKPKRKKRRLFNTRPRRRAHPESSESFAACDTEEKFGFQSGPDFTLEDFQKFAEEFKESYFGLHNITQECSSETGQVKKGFPSVADIEGEYWRIIEEPTDEVEVYYGADLESGTLGSGFPKESSSLTDSKIDQYVSSGWNLNNFSLLPGSVLNFEEHVSGVVVPWLYIGMCFSSFCWHVEDHHLYSLNYLHWGDPKIWYGVPGSQASALEDAMRKHLKDLFEEQPDLLNELVTQLSPSVLKSEGVPVYRVVQKSGEFVLTFPRAYHCGFNCGFNCAEAVNVAPVDWLQHGLNAVELYSKQCRKTSLSHDKLMVAAAQKAIQALWEISILKQENSDNLRWKSVCGKDGKLTEAIRRRVHLEKKRIECLPQVTSFQKMEKYLDLNTQRECFVCFYDLHLTAASCNCSSKKFACLKHANLICCCEPDNRFLILRYTIDELSTLVEALEECTNALKIWSSKYFQVTLLTDKNYDFDKLDRGKYEHGVHHPKEEERINRGSDCYSSESNVASDDGGPLSSRNTGPSSSVPFNSLLKNDLEEHLTNKISEVGQDSEERLDLCVEPITFGSVVCGKQWCNKAFIFTKGYKSRVKFFNILNPMIRSIYTSEILDGGFLGPLFKVSLEEHPHESFTNMSAQGCWEMVLQRLNQEIMVQACLWKQGLSPLQPVSEVDGLQMFGFLSSSIIQAIEALDPHHCCVKYWSHKLLTENSSETRFGEVGKIAASYATDSALQESSDRSTLGSHNFLSDDEIRPVFRRLLRKADSEEMEVMHRILCQESRSHLWRVAVETLTEEIQTIKK; encoded by the exons ATGAGAATGAAG GGGCAGCATTCCAGAAACATGCCGAAAAATGATGACAGCAAAAAGAGTCATGGCAGTCCACGGAATGGACAGGTG TCTGCAAGATGGGTTCCTTTTGAAGCATGTAGACCCTTAATCGAAGAAGCTCCAGTATTCTATCCAACTGCTGAG GAGTTCCAAGATACCCTTGGTTATATAGCGAGCATAAGGTCCACAGCCGAGGCATATGGCATTTGCAAAATTGTACCTCCTACATCTTGGAGTCCTCCTTGTCCCCTAAAAGATAAGAAAGTCTGGCAGCACAAAACATTTTCTACAAGAATTCAACAAGTAGATCTCCTTCAGAATAGAGAGCCCATGAAGAAAAAACTAAAGCCAAAGAGAAAAAAGCGGAGGCTCTTTAACACTAGACCGAGGAGACGTGCTCATCCTGAAAGTTCTGAATCATTCGCTGCATGTGATACTGAAGAAAAGTTTGGTTTTCAATCGGGGCCAGACTTTACCCttgaagattttcaaaaatttgcGGAGGAATTTAAAGAATCGTACTTTGGATTGCACAACATAACTCAAGAATGCTCTAGTGAGACTGGACAGGTTAAGAAGGGGTTTCCATCAGTTGCTGACATTGAAGGAGAGTATTGGAGGATCATTGAGGAGCCTACGGATGAAGTTGAG GTATACTATGGAGCTGATTTGGAAAGTGGAACATTGGGGAGTGGATTCCCTAAAGAATCATCATCATTAACAGACTCTAAGATAGATCAATACGTGAGCTCTGGGTGGAATTTGAATAACTTCTCACTTCTCCCGGGATCAGTTCTGAATTTTGAAGAGCACGTCTCTGGGGTAGTTGTACCATGGCTTTATATTGGAATGTGCTTCTCGTCATTTTGTTGG CATGTTGAAGACCACCATCTCTACTCTCTGAACTATCTCCACTGGGGGGATCCAAAAATTTGGTATGGGGTGCCTGGAAGTCAAGCCTCAGCATTGGAGGATGCTATGAGGAAACACTTAAAAGATCTCTTTGAAGAACAACCTGATTTACTTAATGAATTG GTCACTCAGTTGTCTCCTTCAGTTTTGAAGTCAGAAGGTGTACCCGTGTATCGAGTGGTCCAGAAATCTGGGGAATTTGTTCTTACCTTTCCAAGAGCTTATCACTGTGGATTCAACTGTGGCTTTAACTGTGCTGAGGCGGTAAACGTGGCTCCTGTGGATTGGCTACAGCATGGACTAAATGCAGTTGAGCTCTATAGTAAACAGTGTCGCAAAACGTCATTGTCACATGATAAGTTGATGGTGGCTGCAGCCCAGAAAGCTATCCAGGCTCTCTGGGAGATCTCCATTCTCAAGCAAGAAAACTCGGACAACTTGAGATGGAAAAGTGTGTGTGGAAAGGATGGGAAACTTACTGAGGCTATTAGG AGGAGGGTTCATTTAGAGAAGAAAAGAATCGAGTGTCTTCCACAAGTTACCAGCTTTCAGAAGATGGAAAAGTATCTTGATCTGAACACACAGAGGGAATGCTTTGTATGCTTTTATGACTTGCATCTAACTGCAGCTTCTTGCAATTGTTCCTCGAAAAAATTTGCATGCCTTAAACATGCAAATCTCATATGTTGCTGTGAACCAGACAACAGATTTCTCATCCTCCGTTACACCATTGATGAGCTGAGCACATTGGTCGAGGCACTGGAGGAATGCACGAATGCTCTCAAAATATGGTCGTCCAAATACTTTCAGGTGACATTGTTAACTGATAAAAACTATGATTTTGACAAGCTGGATCGAGGCAAATATGAACATGGAGTTCACCACCCCAAGGAAGAGGAGAGAATAAATAGAGGGAGTGATTGTTACTCATCTGAATCGAATGTGGCTTCAGATGATGGTGGGCCTCTAAGTTCAAGAAATACAGGTCCATCTTCAAGTGTTCCGTTCAATAGCTTATTGAAAAACGATCTGGAGGAGCATTTAACAAACAAGATTTCTGAGGTTGGGCAAGATTCTGAAGAGAGGCTTGACTTATGCGTTGAACCTATAACTTTTGGTTCTGTTGTTTGTGGAAAACAGTGGTGCAACAAGGCTTTCATATTCACGAAAG GATATAAAAGCCGGGTGAAAttctttaacattttaaatCCGATGATTAGGAGTATCTATACATCAGAAATCCTGGATGGTGGATTCCTAGGCCCCCTATTCAAG GTTAGTCTGGAAGAGCATCCACACGAGAGCTTTACGAACATGTCAGCACAGGGGTGCTGGGAAATGGTGCTTCAGAGACTTAACCAAGAAATTATGGTGCAGGCATGCCTATGGAAGCAAGGATTGTCTCCGTTGCAGCCTGTTAGTGAAGTGGACGGTCTTCaaatgtttggatttctttctTCATCCATCATCCAG GCAATTGAGGCTCTGGATCCGCATCACTGTTGCGTCAAATACTGGAGTCACAAGCTCCTAACTGAGAACTCCTCAGAAACAAGGTTCGGTGAAGTGGGAAAAATAGCAGCGAGCTATGCAACTGACTCGGCCTTGCAGGAATCTTCTGACAGGTCAACTCTAGGTAGTCATAATTTTTTGTCTGATGATGAAATACGGCCTGTATTCAGAAGATTATTGAGGAAAGCTGATTCTGAAGAGATGGAAGTAATGCACAGAATATTGTGTCAAGAATCAAGAAGTCATCTATGGAGAGTGGCTGTTGAAACACTGACAGAGGAGATCCAAACGATAAAGAAATAA
- the LOC140964482 gene encoding vacuolar protein sorting-associated protein 2 homolog 2-like: MNLSIFKKKTSPKDALRTSKREMTIATRGIEREIASLQMEEKKLVAEIKKTAKTGNEAATKILARQLVRLRQQITNLQGSRAQIRGVATHTQALYASTSISTGMKGATKAMTAMNKQMEPVKQTKMIKEFQKEAAQMDLTIEMMSDAIDETLDKDEAEEETEELTNQVLDEIGVDIASQLSSAPKGRIASKKAENAPSSATSADVEDLEKRLASLRRI, from the exons ATGAATCTCAGCattttcaagaagaaaacttcGCCTAAAG ATGCGCTGAGAACCAGCAAAAGGGAAATGACGATTGCCACGAGAG GGATCGAACGTGAGATTGCATCTTTACAAATGGAG GAGAAGAAATTGGTGGCAGAGATCAAGAAAACGGCTAAAACAGGAAATGAG GCTGCCACAAAAATCTTAGCTCGTCAATTAGTTCGGCTCCGGCAGCAAATAACAAACTTGCAAGGGAGTCGTGCCCAGATAAGAGGTGTGGCAACTCATACTCAG GCGTTGTATGCCAGTACTTCAATATCAACTGGTATGAAGGGTGCAACCAAAGCCATGACTGCCATGAACAAG cAAATGGAACCTGTAAAACAAACTAAAATGATCAAAGAATTCCAGAAAGAGGCAGCGCAGATGGACCTGACG ATTGAAATGATGTCAGATGCGATTGATGAGACGTTAGACAAAGATGAGGCCGAGGAAGAGACTGAAGAACTTACGAACCAGGTGCTTGATGAGATTGGTGTCGACATTGCATCACAG TTATCTTCAGCTCCAAAAGGGCGTATCGCATCAAAGAAAGCTGAAAATGCTCCCAG TTCTGCTACATCCGCTGATGTTGAAGACCTCGAGAAAAGGCTGGCGTCTCTTCGACGAATATAA
- the LOC140964465 gene encoding lysine-specific demethylase JMJ18-like isoform X3, with product MPKNDDSKKSHGSPRNGQASARWVPFEACRPLIEEAPVFYPTAEEFQDTLGYIASIRSTAEAYGICKIVPPTSWSPPCPLKDKKVWQHKTFSTRIQQVDLLQNREPMKKKLKPKRKKRRLFNTRPRRRAHPESSESFAACDTEEKFGFQSGPDFTLEDFQKFAEEFKESYFGLHNITQECSSETGQVKKGFPSVADIEGEYWRIIEEPTDEVEVYYGADLESGTLGSGFPKESSSLTDSKIDQYVSSGWNLNNFSLLPGSVLNFEEHVSGVVVPWLYIGMCFSSFCWHVEDHHLYSLNYLHWGDPKIWYGVPGSQASALEDAMRKHLKDLFEEQPDLLNELVTQLSPSVLKSEGVPVYRVVQKSGEFVLTFPRAYHCGFNCGFNCAEAVNVAPVDWLQHGLNAVELYSKQCRKTSLSHDKLMVAAAQKAIQALWEISILKQENSDNLRWKSVCGKDGKLTEAIRRRVHLEKKRIECLPQVTSFQKMEKYLDLNTQRECFVCFYDLHLTAASCNCSSKKFACLKHANLICCCEPDNRFLILRYTIDELSTLVEALEECTNALKIWSSKYFQVTLLTDKNYDFDKLDRGKYEHGVHHPKEEERINRGSDCYSSESNVASDDGGPLSSRNTGPSSSVPFNSLLKNDLEEHLTNKISEVGQDSEERLDLCVEPITFGSVVCGKQWCNKAFIFTKGYKSRVKFFNILNPMIRSIYTSEILDGGFLGPLFKVSLEEHPHESFTNMSAQGCWEMVLQRLNQEIMVQACLWKQGLSPLQPVSEVDGLQMFGFLSSSIIQAIEALDPHHCCVKYWSHKLLTENSSETRFGEVGKIAASYATDSALQESSDRSTLGSHNFLSDDEIRPVFRRLLRKADSEEMEVMHRILCQESRSHLWRVAVETLTEEIQTIKK from the exons ATGCCGAAAAATGATGACAGCAAAAAGAGTCATGGCAGTCCACGGAATGGACAG GCATCTGCAAGATGGGTTCCTTTTGAAGCATGTAGACCCTTAATCGAAGAAGCTCCAGTATTCTATCCAACTGCTGAG GAGTTCCAAGATACCCTTGGTTATATAGCGAGCATAAGGTCCACAGCCGAGGCATATGGCATTTGCAAAATTGTACCTCCTACATCTTGGAGTCCTCCTTGTCCCCTAAAAGATAAGAAAGTCTGGCAGCACAAAACATTTTCTACAAGAATTCAACAAGTAGATCTCCTTCAGAATAGAGAGCCCATGAAGAAAAAACTAAAGCCAAAGAGAAAAAAGCGGAGGCTCTTTAACACTAGACCGAGGAGACGTGCTCATCCTGAAAGTTCTGAATCATTCGCTGCATGTGATACTGAAGAAAAGTTTGGTTTTCAATCGGGGCCAGACTTTACCCttgaagattttcaaaaatttgcGGAGGAATTTAAAGAATCGTACTTTGGATTGCACAACATAACTCAAGAATGCTCTAGTGAGACTGGACAGGTTAAGAAGGGGTTTCCATCAGTTGCTGACATTGAAGGAGAGTATTGGAGGATCATTGAGGAGCCTACGGATGAAGTTGAG GTATACTATGGAGCTGATTTGGAAAGTGGAACATTGGGGAGTGGATTCCCTAAAGAATCATCATCATTAACAGACTCTAAGATAGATCAATACGTGAGCTCTGGGTGGAATTTGAATAACTTCTCACTTCTCCCGGGATCAGTTCTGAATTTTGAAGAGCACGTCTCTGGGGTAGTTGTACCATGGCTTTATATTGGAATGTGCTTCTCGTCATTTTGTTGG CATGTTGAAGACCACCATCTCTACTCTCTGAACTATCTCCACTGGGGGGATCCAAAAATTTGGTATGGGGTGCCTGGAAGTCAAGCCTCAGCATTGGAGGATGCTATGAGGAAACACTTAAAAGATCTCTTTGAAGAACAACCTGATTTACTTAATGAATTG GTCACTCAGTTGTCTCCTTCAGTTTTGAAGTCAGAAGGTGTACCCGTGTATCGAGTGGTCCAGAAATCTGGGGAATTTGTTCTTACCTTTCCAAGAGCTTATCACTGTGGATTCAACTGTGGCTTTAACTGTGCTGAGGCGGTAAACGTGGCTCCTGTGGATTGGCTACAGCATGGACTAAATGCAGTTGAGCTCTATAGTAAACAGTGTCGCAAAACGTCATTGTCACATGATAAGTTGATGGTGGCTGCAGCCCAGAAAGCTATCCAGGCTCTCTGGGAGATCTCCATTCTCAAGCAAGAAAACTCGGACAACTTGAGATGGAAAAGTGTGTGTGGAAAGGATGGGAAACTTACTGAGGCTATTAGG AGGAGGGTTCATTTAGAGAAGAAAAGAATCGAGTGTCTTCCACAAGTTACCAGCTTTCAGAAGATGGAAAAGTATCTTGATCTGAACACACAGAGGGAATGCTTTGTATGCTTTTATGACTTGCATCTAACTGCAGCTTCTTGCAATTGTTCCTCGAAAAAATTTGCATGCCTTAAACATGCAAATCTCATATGTTGCTGTGAACCAGACAACAGATTTCTCATCCTCCGTTACACCATTGATGAGCTGAGCACATTGGTCGAGGCACTGGAGGAATGCACGAATGCTCTCAAAATATGGTCGTCCAAATACTTTCAGGTGACATTGTTAACTGATAAAAACTATGATTTTGACAAGCTGGATCGAGGCAAATATGAACATGGAGTTCACCACCCCAAGGAAGAGGAGAGAATAAATAGAGGGAGTGATTGTTACTCATCTGAATCGAATGTGGCTTCAGATGATGGTGGGCCTCTAAGTTCAAGAAATACAGGTCCATCTTCAAGTGTTCCGTTCAATAGCTTATTGAAAAACGATCTGGAGGAGCATTTAACAAACAAGATTTCTGAGGTTGGGCAAGATTCTGAAGAGAGGCTTGACTTATGCGTTGAACCTATAACTTTTGGTTCTGTTGTTTGTGGAAAACAGTGGTGCAACAAGGCTTTCATATTCACGAAAG GATATAAAAGCCGGGTGAAAttctttaacattttaaatCCGATGATTAGGAGTATCTATACATCAGAAATCCTGGATGGTGGATTCCTAGGCCCCCTATTCAAG GTTAGTCTGGAAGAGCATCCACACGAGAGCTTTACGAACATGTCAGCACAGGGGTGCTGGGAAATGGTGCTTCAGAGACTTAACCAAGAAATTATGGTGCAGGCATGCCTATGGAAGCAAGGATTGTCTCCGTTGCAGCCTGTTAGTGAAGTGGACGGTCTTCaaatgtttggatttctttctTCATCCATCATCCAG GCAATTGAGGCTCTGGATCCGCATCACTGTTGCGTCAAATACTGGAGTCACAAGCTCCTAACTGAGAACTCCTCAGAAACAAGGTTCGGTGAAGTGGGAAAAATAGCAGCGAGCTATGCAACTGACTCGGCCTTGCAGGAATCTTCTGACAGGTCAACTCTAGGTAGTCATAATTTTTTGTCTGATGATGAAATACGGCCTGTATTCAGAAGATTATTGAGGAAAGCTGATTCTGAAGAGATGGAAGTAATGCACAGAATATTGTGTCAAGAATCAAGAAGTCATCTATGGAGAGTGGCTGTTGAAACACTGACAGAGGAGATCCAAACGATAAAGAAATAA